The following are encoded in a window of Halorarum salinum genomic DNA:
- a CDS encoding 4Fe-4S dicluster domain-containing protein, producing MNTGAFACACGGTCDVDLEAVREGVRDVEVAASSRLLCRDGLDSMAHVIDEYDLDQLLVTAVDGGCKDRIRAVAEEQGLHPDATAFVDHREGAAWVHDGPEATDKVARLLNAANAGLRAEAVSRTVSRDAGERVAVIGDPETAATLSDTADVTLVADGRDFSGADGLGDVTVERGRVTAVEGSFGGFELTLAARVTDDCIGCMECVREGPEGKVTARPVDVDPDAPGGEWVDVCPTDAIDLDGVTRRLSVDQVIHPAGDSGARGGRVGYYTGPVDGATIAAVESHLGGVEKPEFLDLEMDVCAAGASSQEGCTACTDACPHDAVDRPAVDRVEFDPIACQNCGACTSACPTGATMLREPSNERIAREVEASLRTEESGGWLPWRGSEGIGTPVVAFVCSERARERLREYGRRAARGEDGRYPPVLPVSVNCTDTVGEPHVVHALAAGADGVAVVGCGDACLHSGPDPKAALVERCNRATADLGLGERVAFLAPGDDPAAFAAELAGFVDGLDDSPVPAGEHEATGRIDEPTAGGVGGSPAVQADGGRPNPTFDGHGWTLESVRTILRHVDPERDVIRGLSDFGSMEVSDACNLTPTCSNLCPTDAVRRTDGGNLEFNHELCVNCGLCEEGCPETAITMRDGLDLSLLPERRDGDPWVTVHDGEMLECVRCGEPFTSVGSAEKVQAEVGDLVEGVVPGGEHSVFEYCGDCRTSLLFGGGAGR from the coding sequence ATGAACACCGGGGCGTTCGCCTGCGCGTGTGGCGGGACGTGCGACGTCGACCTGGAGGCCGTCCGCGAGGGCGTGCGCGACGTCGAGGTGGCCGCGAGTTCGCGGCTCCTCTGTCGGGACGGGCTGGACTCGATGGCCCACGTGATCGACGAGTACGACCTCGACCAGCTCCTCGTCACGGCCGTCGACGGGGGCTGCAAGGACCGAATCAGGGCGGTCGCCGAGGAGCAGGGGCTCCACCCCGACGCCACCGCGTTCGTGGACCACCGCGAGGGGGCGGCCTGGGTCCACGACGGACCCGAGGCCACCGACAAGGTCGCGCGGCTGCTCAACGCCGCGAACGCGGGGCTCCGGGCGGAAGCCGTCTCCCGGACCGTCTCGCGCGACGCGGGCGAGCGCGTGGCGGTGATCGGCGACCCCGAGACCGCGGCGACGCTCTCGGACACCGCCGACGTGACGCTCGTGGCCGACGGGAGGGACTTCTCCGGCGCGGACGGCCTGGGGGACGTGACCGTCGAGCGCGGCCGCGTGACGGCCGTCGAGGGGTCGTTCGGCGGGTTCGAACTCACGCTGGCCGCGCGGGTCACCGACGACTGCATCGGTTGCATGGAGTGCGTCCGCGAGGGGCCCGAGGGGAAGGTGACGGCCCGCCCCGTCGACGTCGACCCCGACGCCCCGGGCGGCGAGTGGGTCGACGTCTGCCCGACCGACGCGATCGACCTCGACGGCGTGACGCGTCGCCTGAGCGTCGACCAGGTGATCCACCCGGCGGGCGACTCGGGGGCGCGGGGCGGCCGGGTCGGCTACTACACCGGCCCCGTCGACGGCGCGACGATCGCGGCCGTCGAGTCGCACCTCGGCGGCGTCGAGAAGCCGGAGTTCCTCGACCTGGAGATGGACGTCTGCGCGGCGGGCGCCTCCAGCCAGGAGGGCTGTACCGCCTGCACCGACGCCTGCCCGCACGACGCCGTCGACCGTCCGGCGGTCGACCGCGTCGAGTTCGACCCGATCGCCTGCCAGAACTGCGGGGCCTGCACGAGCGCCTGTCCGACCGGCGCGACCATGCTGCGGGAACCCTCGAACGAGCGCATCGCCCGCGAGGTGGAGGCGTCGCTGAGAACCGAGGAGTCGGGGGGCTGGCTCCCCTGGCGGGGGTCCGAGGGGATCGGGACGCCGGTGGTCGCGTTCGTCTGCTCGGAGCGCGCCCGCGAGCGGTTGCGCGAGTACGGGCGCCGCGCCGCGCGCGGCGAGGACGGCCGGTACCCGCCGGTCCTCCCCGTGTCCGTGAACTGCACCGACACCGTGGGCGAACCCCACGTCGTGCACGCGCTGGCGGCCGGCGCCGACGGCGTCGCGGTGGTCGGCTGCGGGGACGCGTGCCTCCACTCGGGTCCCGACCCGAAGGCCGCGCTGGTCGAACGGTGCAACCGGGCGACGGCCGACCTCGGGCTGGGCGAGCGCGTCGCCTTCCTCGCCCCGGGGGACGACCCGGCCGCGTTCGCCGCCGAACTCGCGGGGTTCGTCGACGGACTCGACGATTCGCCGGTCCCCGCCGGCGAGCACGAGGCGACGGGCCGGATCGACGAACCGACCGCCGGCGGCGTAGGCGGGTCGCCCGCGGTCCAGGCCGACGGGGGTCGCCCGAACCCGACGTTCGACGGCCACGGTTGGACGCTCGAGTCGGTGCGGACGATCCTCCGGCACGTCGACCCCGAGCGGGACGTGATCCGCGGCCTCTCCGACTTCGGCAGCATGGAGGTGAGCGACGCCTGCAACCTGACGCCGACCTGCTCGAACCTCTGTCCGACCGACGCCGTCCGCCGCACCGACGGGGGGAACCTCGAGTTCAACCACGAACTGTGCGTCAACTGCGGCCTCTGCGAGGAGGGCTGTCCCGAGACCGCGATCACGATGCGCGACGGCCTGGACCTCTCGCTGCTCCCGGAGCGCCGGGACGGCGACCCGTGGGTGACCGTCCACGACGGCGAGATGCTGGAGTGCGTCCGATGCGGGGAGCCGTTCACGAGCGTCGGCTCCGCCGAGAAGGTGCAGGCCGAGGTGGGCGACCTCGTGGAGGGCGTCGTGCCCGGGGGCGAGCACAGCGTCTTCGAGTACTGCGGCGACTGTCGGACCAGCCTGCTCTTCGGGGGTGGGGCGGGCCGATGA
- a CDS encoding TorD/DmsD family molecular chaperone: MNEDEIHEARVEVVDFLIEAFWDVPGEGFVERLLGDGIVLPADPVNDPMDEGFEMLRRWRDAHRGEPVEEVHEALEREYTSLFVGPRPPVLPHETYYRDDTDFIGKGLAEVEASYSAAGWSPPEEYPEENDFVAVELAFLRHLVGVQRDEREESFGYERVFLDEHLTQWVDAFVADLREEADPGLFLAAGLILAGLVEFEDELVAQVVAG, encoded by the coding sequence ATGAACGAGGACGAGATCCACGAGGCGCGCGTCGAGGTCGTGGACTTCCTGATCGAGGCGTTCTGGGACGTCCCGGGCGAGGGGTTCGTCGAGCGCCTGCTCGGCGACGGGATCGTCCTCCCCGCCGATCCGGTGAACGACCCCATGGACGAGGGGTTCGAGATGCTCCGGCGGTGGCGCGACGCCCACCGGGGGGAGCCGGTCGAGGAGGTCCACGAGGCGCTCGAACGCGAGTACACCTCGCTGTTCGTCGGCCCGCGTCCGCCGGTGCTCCCCCACGAGACGTACTACCGGGACGACACCGACTTCATCGGGAAGGGGCTCGCGGAGGTGGAGGCGAGCTACTCCGCCGCGGGCTGGTCGCCCCCGGAGGAGTACCCGGAGGAGAACGACTTCGTCGCAGTGGAACTCGCGTTCCTCCGGCACCTCGTCGGGGTCCAGCGGGACGAGCGCGAGGAGTCGTTCGGCTACGAGCGCGTGTTCCTGGACGAGCACCTGACGCAGTGGGTCGACGCGTTCGTCGCCGACCTGCGCGAGGAGGCCGACCCCGGGCTCTTCCTCGCAGCCGGGCTGATCCTCGCGGGGCTCGTCGAGTTCGAGGACGAACTGGTCGCGCAGGTCGTGGCCGGCTAG